One part of the Streptomyces sp. NBC_01381 genome encodes these proteins:
- a CDS encoding TetR/AcrR family transcriptional regulator, with product MDRAEAEARVLDAAEALYYERGVQAVGMDQVRAASGVSLKRLYQVFPSKSELVLACLDRRDRRWRARLAEYVDGRTSGESRLLAVYDWLYEWFSEPDFRGCAFINSFGELGAVDPPVAEAVRAHKDAFRDYVAGLAAAEGQPEGAVGPLVLLAEGAMTTAAISGSPEPARAARAGAALLLAAR from the coding sequence ATGGATCGCGCCGAGGCAGAGGCCCGCGTACTCGACGCCGCCGAGGCGCTCTACTACGAGCGCGGCGTCCAGGCGGTGGGCATGGATCAGGTCCGTGCGGCCTCCGGGGTCTCCCTCAAGCGGCTCTACCAGGTCTTTCCGTCGAAGTCGGAGCTTGTCCTCGCCTGCCTCGACCGCCGCGACCGCCGCTGGCGGGCGCGGCTCGCCGAGTACGTGGACGGCAGGACCTCGGGGGAGAGCCGCCTCCTCGCGGTCTACGACTGGCTGTACGAGTGGTTCTCCGAGCCGGACTTCCGCGGCTGCGCCTTCATCAACTCCTTCGGTGAACTCGGCGCCGTGGACCCGCCGGTGGCCGAGGCCGTCCGGGCGCACAAGGACGCCTTCCGCGACTACGTGGCCGGACTCGCGGCCGCCGAGGGGCAGCCGGAGGGGGCTGTCGGCCCCTTGGTCCTGCTGGCGGAAGGGGCCATGACCACGGCCGCGATCTCGGGGTCACCGGAACCGGCGCGTGCGGCGCGTGCGGGTGCGGCTCTGCTGCTGGCTGCCCGGTAG
- a CDS encoding diiron oxygenase, producing the protein MASSTVRPTAQGHSQDDDVARRLLESAAVLAYDPATEVDWETPLDRDYHGASPEWSSLYGTAYWQELTEAQRKELTRQEAASVASTGIWFEMILQQMVLRDVYAKDPTSAEVQWALTEIAEECRHSIMFARGAQKLGAPAYRPHRAVMELGRAFKTLAFGEAAYAAILVAEEVLDVMQRDWMRDERVVPFVRTINNIHVVEESRHMKFARDQTRKRLVGAGRVRRQINAFVVAVASYYIVTSMVNRKVYANAGLDEKRAVAEAKANEHHKSMMRSSCSGLMEFLASARLLTKPALAFYKRANLI; encoded by the coding sequence ATGGCAAGCAGCACTGTTCGGCCGACCGCACAGGGTCATTCCCAGGACGACGACGTGGCCCGGCGGCTGCTCGAATCGGCCGCCGTGCTGGCCTACGACCCGGCCACCGAGGTCGACTGGGAGACACCGCTCGACCGCGACTACCACGGCGCGAGCCCGGAGTGGAGCTCCCTCTACGGCACCGCGTACTGGCAGGAGTTGACCGAGGCGCAGCGCAAGGAACTGACGCGTCAGGAAGCCGCCTCGGTGGCCAGCACGGGCATCTGGTTCGAGATGATCCTGCAGCAGATGGTGCTGCGCGACGTGTACGCGAAGGACCCCACCAGCGCCGAGGTCCAGTGGGCGCTCACGGAGATCGCCGAGGAGTGCCGCCACTCGATCATGTTCGCCCGCGGCGCCCAGAAGCTGGGAGCGCCCGCCTACCGGCCGCACCGTGCCGTCATGGAACTCGGCCGCGCGTTCAAGACCCTGGCCTTCGGCGAGGCGGCGTACGCGGCGATCCTGGTGGCCGAAGAGGTGCTCGACGTCATGCAGCGCGACTGGATGCGGGACGAGCGGGTCGTGCCGTTCGTCCGCACGATCAACAACATCCATGTGGTCGAGGAGTCGCGGCACATGAAGTTCGCCCGCGACCAGACGCGCAAGCGGCTCGTGGGCGCGGGACGGGTCCGCCGGCAGATCAACGCGTTCGTCGTCGCGGTCGCGTCGTACTACATCGTCACCAGCATGGTGAACCGCAAGGTGTACGCGAACGCGGGGCTCGACGAGAAGCGCGCCGTCGCCGAGGCGAAGGCCAACGAGCACCACAAGTCCATGATGCGGTCGAGCTGTTCGGGCCTGATGGAGTTCCTCGCGTCCGCCCGGCTCCTCACCAAGCCGGCGCTGGCCTTCTACAAGCGCGCCAACCTCATCTGA
- a CDS encoding nuclear transport factor 2 family protein: MTARPPVPPFTRETAAEKVRLAEDGWNSRDPEKVALAYTEDSHWRNRAEFVTGRAAIVAFLSRKWDRELDYRLIKELWAHDGNRIAVRFAYEWRDDSGHWFRSYGNENWEFDDAGLMRARHACINDLPIAESDRKYHWPLGRRPDDHPGLSELGL, encoded by the coding sequence ATGACCGCACGACCCCCCGTCCCCCCGTTCACCCGCGAGACCGCCGCCGAAAAGGTCAGGCTGGCCGAGGACGGCTGGAACAGCCGTGATCCCGAGAAGGTCGCCCTGGCCTACACCGAGGACTCGCACTGGCGGAACCGCGCCGAGTTCGTCACCGGGCGCGCCGCCATCGTCGCCTTCCTGTCCCGCAAGTGGGACCGCGAGCTCGACTACCGGCTCATCAAGGAACTCTGGGCCCACGACGGCAACCGCATCGCGGTGCGTTTCGCGTACGAATGGCGCGACGACTCCGGGCACTGGTTCCGCTCGTACGGGAACGAGAACTGGGAGTTCGACGACGCCGGCCTGATGCGGGCGCGCCACGCGTGCATCAACGACCTGCCCATCGCGGAGTCCGACCGCAAGTACCACTGGCCGCTGGGCCGCCGCCCCGACGACCACCCCGGACTCAGCGAACTCGGTCTGTGA
- a CDS encoding FAD-dependent oxidoreductase gives MTYAITQTCCTDATCVAVCPVNCIHPTPQEREFGSTEMLHIDPTTCIGCGACADACPVDAIFPVDGLPAAQQEYAEINSAYYEGKAPDGEPDGPNFHVWDEPSFPRVLPSDFAPLKVAVVGTGPAGMYAVRDLLLHTSAEVTLIDRLPVAGGLIRHGVAPDHPATKKVGETFARFHTHPRVRIHLGLDVGTDITPQELAAHHDAVIYAVGAAADRTLAVPGEDLPGMVSARSFVAWYNAHPDAAPDAIDLSAERLVVVGNGNVALDVARILLAEPDELARTDIADHALAALRASKVREVVLLGRRGPEDAAYTASELIALKHLPGVELIVDDHDPRIAAAIDEAGPKDKAAVLCGVPRSRPPLAEPPAAGRRIVLRFHCTPLEVEGQGGVRAVRVAEASGERAIRTGLVLRAIGYRGVPVAGLPFDEATGTVPHEGGRVTGRPGTYVVGWIKRGPSGGIGANRICAAETVTTLLADAVAGALPAPERAPKAFHRLARRRNRKVVDARGMAAIERAEVTRGERDGRPRVKLATVEELVPTARRSRGGVLR, from the coding sequence ATGACCTATGCCATCACCCAGACCTGCTGCACCGATGCCACCTGCGTCGCCGTCTGCCCGGTCAACTGCATCCACCCGACGCCGCAGGAACGGGAGTTCGGCAGTACGGAGATGCTGCACATCGACCCGACGACCTGCATCGGCTGCGGTGCCTGCGCCGACGCCTGCCCGGTCGACGCGATCTTCCCCGTGGACGGACTGCCGGCCGCGCAGCAGGAGTACGCCGAGATCAACTCGGCGTACTACGAAGGGAAGGCGCCCGATGGCGAGCCCGACGGGCCGAACTTCCACGTCTGGGACGAGCCTTCCTTCCCGCGGGTCCTGCCGTCGGACTTCGCCCCGCTGAAGGTCGCCGTCGTCGGCACCGGACCAGCCGGGATGTACGCCGTGCGGGACCTGTTGCTGCACACCAGCGCCGAAGTCACGCTGATCGACCGGCTTCCAGTGGCCGGCGGGCTCATACGCCACGGCGTGGCACCGGACCACCCCGCGACCAAGAAGGTCGGCGAGACCTTCGCGCGCTTCCACACACATCCGCGGGTGCGCATACACCTCGGTCTCGACGTGGGCACCGACATCACCCCGCAGGAGCTGGCCGCGCACCACGACGCCGTCATCTACGCCGTGGGTGCCGCCGCCGACCGCACCCTGGCCGTGCCGGGCGAGGACCTGCCCGGCATGGTCTCCGCCCGGTCCTTCGTCGCCTGGTACAACGCACACCCGGACGCGGCGCCGGACGCGATCGACCTCTCCGCCGAGCGCTTGGTCGTCGTCGGCAACGGCAACGTCGCCCTCGACGTCGCCCGGATCCTGCTCGCCGAGCCCGACGAGCTCGCCCGAACCGACATCGCCGACCACGCCCTGGCGGCGCTGCGTGCGAGCAAGGTCCGCGAGGTGGTCCTGCTCGGACGGCGCGGCCCCGAAGACGCCGCGTACACCGCATCCGAGCTGATCGCGCTCAAGCACCTGCCGGGTGTGGAGCTGATCGTCGACGACCACGACCCGCGGATCGCCGCGGCCATCGACGAGGCGGGCCCGAAGGACAAGGCCGCCGTCCTGTGCGGCGTGCCCCGCTCCCGGCCGCCCTTGGCGGAGCCGCCCGCGGCCGGGCGGCGCATCGTGCTGCGCTTCCACTGCACCCCGTTGGAGGTGGAGGGCCAGGGCGGTGTCCGGGCCGTGCGCGTCGCGGAAGCCTCGGGCGAGCGGGCGATCCGTACCGGCCTGGTGCTGCGCGCGATCGGCTACCGCGGAGTTCCGGTCGCCGGGCTGCCCTTCGACGAGGCCACCGGCACCGTCCCGCACGAGGGCGGCCGCGTCACCGGACGGCCCGGCACCTACGTCGTGGGCTGGATCAAGCGGGGCCCCAGCGGCGGCATCGGCGCCAACCGCATCTGCGCCGCCGAGACGGTCACCACCCTCCTCGCCGACGCGGTCGCCGGCGCCCTGCCCGCACCCGAGCGCGCGCCGAAGGCCTTCCACCGCCTTGCCCGGCGCCGCAACCGCAAGGTCGTCGACGCCCG
- a CDS encoding Ig domain-containing protein, producing MHNRLLRIGDEFVQYTVAEQDGDEWRVTGLRRAQWGSAATGHATGDTAARVIANSYAGAIGGKGIIDEIAGRLSTAWNDTGIMSNSYDGVESASESGWAPYGQARLINGTYAKTKAKDGFITETSRMTSNTWDALTRASWGEVGVTSMDQVFINNAFYKANFLPGMLGWISLKGNESLLSIESKMARGAGLNAGSGFQSSLRSLTAGGDNSLRVLDAIKQWDTARDIGAFSEAQKARFRDQSTNWHLTAVKPGKEWSLQELDADGKPIGAAQRVVAPEPKLGAAPLPTAQADGLYEARVTTNTPATVRYEVTGGALPKGLRLNKDTGGITGVPENATKAEFTITARNTDGLPDARAKYTITVRR from the coding sequence GTGCACAACCGGCTGCTGCGCATCGGCGACGAGTTCGTCCAGTACACGGTGGCGGAGCAGGACGGCGACGAGTGGCGCGTGACGGGGCTGCGCCGGGCCCAGTGGGGTTCCGCCGCGACCGGGCACGCCACCGGGGACACCGCCGCGCGCGTGATCGCCAACAGCTACGCCGGTGCGATCGGCGGCAAGGGCATCATCGACGAGATCGCGGGTCGCCTCTCCACCGCCTGGAACGACACCGGGATCATGTCCAATTCGTACGACGGCGTGGAGTCGGCGTCCGAGTCCGGCTGGGCCCCCTACGGGCAGGCCCGCCTGATCAACGGCACGTACGCGAAGACGAAGGCCAAGGACGGCTTCATCACCGAGACCAGCCGCATGACGTCCAACACCTGGGACGCGCTGACCCGCGCGAGCTGGGGCGAGGTGGGCGTCACCAGCATGGACCAGGTCTTCATCAACAACGCGTTCTACAAGGCCAACTTCCTTCCCGGAATGCTCGGTTGGATCAGCCTCAAGGGCAACGAGAGCCTGCTGAGCATCGAGAGCAAGATGGCGCGGGGCGCGGGCCTCAACGCGGGGTCGGGCTTCCAGTCGTCGCTGCGCAGCCTCACCGCGGGCGGCGACAACAGTCTCCGGGTCCTCGACGCGATCAAGCAGTGGGACACGGCCCGTGACATCGGCGCGTTCAGCGAGGCGCAGAAGGCCCGCTTCCGCGACCAGTCCACCAACTGGCACCTCACGGCCGTCAAGCCGGGCAAGGAGTGGTCGCTGCAGGAACTGGACGCCGACGGCAAGCCGATCGGCGCGGCCCAGCGGGTCGTGGCCCCGGAACCGAAGCTCGGCGCCGCCCCGCTGCCCACCGCTCAGGCGGACGGTCTCTACGAGGCCAGGGTGACCACGAACACCCCGGCGACCGTGCGGTACGAGGTGACCGGCGGCGCGCTGCCCAAGGGCCTTCGCCTCAACAAGGACACCGGGGGCATCACCGGCGTCCCGGAGAACGCCACGAAGGCCGAGTTCACGATCACGGCCCGCAACACGGACGGCCTGCCGGACGCGCGGGCGAAGTACACGATCACCGTGCGCCGTTGA